Genomic segment of Deltaproteobacteria bacterium:
CGACGTCGTCGTTGAGGCTGCAGAGCCATCGGAAGCAACCGCCGAGCCGGCAGCTGAAACCATTACACCCGAAGTCGACAATACTACCGACGCCGCTCCTGAAGCAGCGCCCGCGGAAAATGCACCAGTAGTAGAAGATGCACCGGTTACTGCTGAGGATCCAACACCTGCTATCTTTGATCGTGGGCTGGTATTGGTTGCCAGTGACCGAGCAGCCGCATTGGCACGTTTCGATGAGGTCTTGGTACTTAAACCCGAAGATCCAATAACGCTTTTCAACAAAGCTGCTCTTTTGGAGTCTATGGCCAAGTCGCAAGAAGCTGAGCCTATCTACCAAGCAATCTTAGAAAAGAATCCGGATTTTACCCGGGCAGCGGCAGCGCTCGCGACCATCGCCGAAAAACGCGGCGATTTGCAAAAGGCCGACGAACTGCTGACTAAAGCCTGGAAGAAAACCAAAGAATCCACGATGGCGGCTACCGGTCTAGCTCGCCTCAGGGTTCGCCAAGGTAACCTAGACGATGCTCACAACTACGCAATTGCCGCCTTACGAGCTGATGAGCGTAATGCAGAAGCTATGGAAGCTCTTGGGATGGTGTATCGGAGACAAGGAAAGGTCGAACTGAGTCAAACAGCCCTAAGGCAAGCGGTGGAGATCGATCCTTTGTTGGCTACTGCTCATAATGAACTTGGGCTGGTCATGCTCGACCTCGAAAATGTACGTGCCGCTAATCTTTCCTTTGAGAATGCGGTGGCGGCAGGCCCGAATATCGCAGCATTTCGAAATAACCTTGGTGTATTACAAAACGAGCTGGGAGCCTTTCGCGGTGCAGTCGAATCTTTCAGCAAGGCAGCAGAGTTAGAGCCAACACGTGCCGAGTACCAATTGAATCTGGGAACAGCCCTGCGAAACGACATGAAGTATGTTGAAGCGGAGAAGTCTTATCTGAAGGCGTTAGAGCTCAACCCTGAACTTCATGGAGCCATCTATAATATCGGGATTTTGTACATCGATAATGAGATGCCCGACCATGGTGTTATCCAGCGCTTCGAAAAGGCCATCAAGAATCTAAACGACTACAAGACAAAAGTCACCGTTACTAAAGAAGAAGATGAAGTGATCGCTGGTTACTTGGCGACAGCCGAAAAAGAGATCGTCAAAGAGCAAAAGCGTGATGCGAGGCGTCTCAAGCGCGAAGAACGCAAACGCAAGAAGGCGGAGAAAGCACGTCTCAAGGCAGAAGCTGAGGCCGCAGAAGCGGCGGCTGAAGCCGAAGCAGCGGGCCTACCTGCACCAGGCACTGAAGGCGAAGGCGCTCCTGAAGGTGAAGGCGCTCCTGAAGGCGATCAAAGCGAAGCTAACCAAGAAAACAAAGAAGATGGGGCTGATGAGGGCTCGGAAACCGGAAACCAGGGCTAAAATAGCGCAGGGCGTCAGTGTTTTTATGAGATCATCAGAAACTTTTGTTCGGAAATACAGAAAAAAACGACTTACAACCGTTGACCTTGCGACACCGCTAAGGGCAAACTTGCCCCTCTTCAAACAGTGCTTGGCGTCGCGGCCCAACGGCAACAAAAAGTACTGGGGGATATCATGAAAAGGGTTAATAAATTGCTTGCAACTATGCCAAAGCTCGCGTTTATATTCACCGTGATTTTTATGATGATGGGGCTTTCAAGCATGGCATCGGCACAAGGTCGAAAAGTCATCAGGTTGGAAGCCATTAAGGTCGAGGGACGTATACAAAAGCCTCAAGCTTTTTATATTTTGCCAAGACAAAACTTGAACTTCGAAGGTTTGGAATTGAAAAAAAGCTTTATACCGAAAATCATAAAGTCTATCGATAACAAGCCATTTTAACTTAATTTACGGGGCGCGGCTCCCTTAGTCGCGGAAACCTTCCAAGGAGGAATCTCATCATGCTGGCAGGTGCAGCTAAATTTTTTGTCGACGGTGGAGCATTTATGTGGCCCATCGCGATTACGTCCGTTTTTGGTGTTGCGATTATGGTTGAACGCGTAATCTTCTTGTTTTTCAAGTACAACATCAATGCTAATCAATTTATGGCTCAGATTCAGAAGTTAGTTATGGCTAACAACATCGATCGCGCCATTAAGCTTTGTAATGCTGCTCCTTCGGCTGCATTGCCAAAGGTAATCAAGGCAGGTCTTACCCGTGCAAACAAGGGTGAGATTGAAATTGCAAATGCTATCGAGGAAGCTTCTTTGGAAGTTATCCCGAACATCACCAAGCGTACACCAACGCTACAGGCCGTTTCTAACGTTGCCACGATGCTCGGACTTCTCGGTACAATTATGGGTCTTATCGAAGCATTTGACGCTGTTGCAAAAGCTCCACCAGATCAGAAAACAACAATGTTGACCGCAGCGATTGCGATTGCGATGAACACGACTGCTTTCGGTCTAATCGTAGCGATTCCAACAATTGCGGCATACGTCTTCCTTAACAACACTGTTAAGAAGATCATTGATGAAATTGACCAGTACTCGGTCAAGCTTCAGAACCTACTTGTATCACGTGGTAAGGGTGCTCAAAGCCCCCTAGACCGCTAATCAAGTAGTTACGTAGAGATAGAAAATTCAGTCATTATAGACTGTTTTAAAAAGGGTGCCTCCTCGGAGGCACCCCACTTACGCTCGAGAGGTTAAACAGATGGCAGCACGCAAGCCCTCTGAAAGACGGAATTTCGATGAAGCCAGCATGGAACCCGATTTGGGTCCAATGATGGGTCTAATTTCGATTTTGATTCCATGTCTATTGATTTCGATGGTCTTTGTTGAAATCGCGGTCATCAACGTGGCGGCACCGGCAATCGGTAACTCTCCGAATACGGAAGAGGAAAAGAAAGATAAGCCAGACAAGCCACCGCTAAACCTGACTGTTACGATTACAGACAAGGGTTATATTCTCGCTGGTGCTAACGGTGTTCTACCGGGTGTTGCTCCTTCTGCTGAAGGTGAAGAAGCATCTGGGCCAACTATCCCACTGATCGAACAAAAGGTTAGTTGTGGAAAGTATGTTGGAATGTGGCCACCACCGCGCTCGGTTAACCGATCACGGGAAAAGTGCACTACGGACAGCGATGTTCGTATGTACAAGGTCTACGACACTGCCAAGCTCAGCACGATGCTTGTAGGGATCAAAGACGCGTTTCCGGAAGAGAAGAAAGTCATCATCGCGGCTGAGCCCGATGTAGAGTTCGAATCAATTACAGACGTGATGGATAGAACCCGCGATATTAAAGTCGAGGGTGAAGAACGCCGCGAACTTTTTCCTGAAGTGGTTCTTAGCCCCGGACTCGGTTGAGTCAGTGGTTTAGTATTACTTTGCTAAGAGGATAAAAATCGATGAGTGAAGCACAAGAACAGATTCCAGAAGGTATTAACGACCTTCCTGATCCGTCAGCCTTTGTTCAGCCCGATGATTACGAGCCACCACGGCGACGTAAGAAACGTGCTGAAGACGAGGATATGTCACCGAACATCAACTCCTTGATGGATATTATGACCATTATCTTGGTCTTCCTTCTCAAGAGTTATTCGGCTGACCCGGTTCAGCTCAAGCAGGCACCTGACTTAAAGCCGCCGTTTTCATCGGCACAGCTCAAGCCAGACCAATCTGCGACGGTTACGGTAACCCTCAATAACATCCTGGTGGACGATGCAAACGTATTGACCATCTCACAGGGTAAAGTTGACGAGTCACAAGCAAGTGACAACGGTTATCGAATCGACCGATTATTCGAGAAGCTTCAGGAGGCTGTAGAGCACCAGAAGCAAGTTGCGAGTTTCAACTCCAACGCTCAATTCTCGGGAATCGTAACGATTATCTCTGACCGTCAGGTTCCATTTAAATTACTAAGCCAAGTCATGTACACGGCGGGACAAGCTGAATTTAATAAATTCAAGTTCCTCGTGGTCAAGGGCAGCAGCTGATTATAATAAATCTAGCATCAAGCTCTGGGTTGGGCTACAACTCTATTTTTAGAGATTAGCCCTTCAGCAGGGGGGGAAATTGATGTCCAATAATATGCAAGCGGGAAGTCAAAAAGTCCTGAGAGCCTGCGTGGTACAGCGCGGACGAGTCATTGAAGAAAAACGACTCGAAGAGCGTGAAGCGCTCTCTCTTGGCCAGGCAGCCCGGAATACTTTTTCAATCAGTGATGCTGGACTACCGGCGAGTCATACTCTTTTTTCCACGAAGGCGGGTTATTATGAACTCGTCCTCGATGAGGGAATGAAGGGTCAGATCTCGATCGACGGTACGGCGAATCCTGTTGATATGCAGACTCTGAAAGCACAGGGTTTGTTGAAGAAAAAGGGTAACCAGTACACGTTACCCTTGAACGACAAGCACCGCGGAAAGGTTGTTATCGGTGATATCACCGTAATCTTTCAGTTTGTCGTCCCACCACCTGCGCCACCGGCGCCAAGGTTACCACCCGCAGCCAAAGGAACCATTGCACAGCAAATGGACTGGGCGTTTGCCGGGATTTTGGTGGCGTCTTTAATCCTGCACGGAGCTATTACGCTTTATGCGGTCAATGCCCCGCAGCCTGAAGTCGTAAGTTTGATGGAAACCGAAAGCCGGTTTGCTGAGCTTATTATTCCAGACAAGCCTAAAGATAAGCCTAAGCCAAAGAAGAAAAAAGACGATAAAAAAGGTCCTAAGGACGACAAAAGCAAGAAAAAGACTGCCAAAGCTGAAGAAGACAAGCCAAAAGAGAAAAAGGAGCGTGAGCCACCTGCTGATAAGCAAGAGGCCAAAGCTCAGGCTCAGCGTAAAGCAAAGGCTCGTGAAGCTCTAGCTGGTAAAGGTATTCTCGCCATTCTCGGTTCGAAAACAGGCTCGGGAAGTGCTGTTGCGAACGTCCTTGCAGAAGGTGGAGTCGGCGGTGACCTCGATTCGGCATTTGAAGGCGTTTCTGGGGTAGGCGTTGCAACTGCTGGTGGAGAACGAACCAAGCGAGGCGGCGGAACCGGTGAAGCTGCAAGTATTGGCGGCTTGGCAACCAAAGGCGGCGGTAAAGTCGGCGCGGGAACCAAGAAGAAGCGACGTGTCGCAAGTGCCAAGTTTTCCGGTGTCGAAGCGGATGGCTCACTTGACCCAGGCAAAATCACTAAGGTGGTCAAGCGTGGTCAGAAGGCTATTCAGGCTTGTTACGAGAAGCAACTCAAGCGAGACGACGGCCTAGCCGGTAAAATTGAGATTGAAGTTGTTATCAGTGAAAAGGGTAAAGTCTCTGAAGTGGTCATTACCGATGATTCGGTTGGCTCACGAGAACTTACAAGCTGTATTAAGAGTCGCGTTAAGCGCTGGCGATTCCCTGCACCAGATGATGGTGAAGTGTCTTTCGTTACATCGTTTATCTTTGCGTCTCAGGGTTAATTACAGTTCATTGCTGAACGGAGGGGTTTCGCGGTGAGATCACATCGAGTTCATTCATTACGAGATTTAGTTAGGTCATCTGAGTTTTTGGCCTGGCACAAGAAGCATTCCGAAATTTCTGAGGAATTGCATGGATTGGAAGACAAGCGCGAGAAGCTTGATCTAGACTTAACTATGGCCAAATTTCGGGCTGATAGTTTGCAAAACTTCGCAGATGAAACGCTATTTAAAGCAGGCGATTACGAAGATCAGTCTGCGCGTTCTGAAGCTAAATATGCAGAAATCGAGAACGATTCTTTTCAACTTCTAAGCGACTTTGAAGACAAAAGCCGCGATGAGGAACAAGCTCGAATCGAGCTTCATGGAATCGAAAAGGTTCTTGAAGATCGTCGTCAAGATGCTTCAGAGCGTCGGGCAACACTTGAAGCACAGTCTGGTCGAGAATCGACTCAGTCTGACTCTAAGTTAAGAGAGCTGGGCGATGAGATAGCAACGCTTGGAAAGCAAGCCGACGTTGCACGAGGAAAGTTTGACGAACAAACGAAGCTTCGTGAAGAACTCTGGAATCAGGTAGAAGAAACCTGGAGCAATGCTTTTAAAGCAAACATGGCTCGTTCAGAATTCTCCTACCAGGGACGACGTATCCATTCCAAGGCAGAGTCTTACTTCGGACAGGCGGATGAAATTCGCAAGGAAGTCTCAGCAATTAGCGACAAAATCTCTAAAACAGATGAGCGGCTTGGAAGTGTACGGGCTGATAGAACGCGTCACCTTGATGATGCTAAGAAGAATTTTGACTGCACAGTTGTAGACGAGTTTCTGTTCTGGCCAAACACAGATGATGTTCATGCAGCACTTTGCATCCCGCTGATTGATGAACAAAGTCACTTCAATATCCAGATTAAGGCATTGAAGGTCTATCAGATCGAGCGGGACAAGGGCCTCGATTTTATCGAGCCTGTACCAGACGAAGAATTAAACGATGAGGATCCGCGGTTGAACTCTTTCTTTATTGAAGGACGAGCCGCCTAATAGTTTTTAACGAACGCAGGATGCTAGAGCGCTTGGAAGACAGCGTAATAAACAAATATTGCATCGGGGGTTTTTGAGAAATGGAAACGCAAGCAAAACGAGCTATTCTGGCAGAATCGCCGCTTTTCGATAACTTGTTGACCACTGAGCTAACCATGCTCGCCGATTTATTTACTTTCAAAACATATTCAGCTGGTGAAGTCGTCTTTGACGAGGGCAACGTTGGCGATTCTATGTATGTTATTGCTGAAGGTAGTGTAGAGGTTTTGCGTAAAAACCCAGCGGGTGAATTACAGCCCATCGCGGTTTTGCAGGCGCCTCAGTTTTTCGGTGAAATGTCTTTGATCGATAAAGAATATCGTAGTGCGACTGTCCGAGCGAACGAAGGTGCAAAACTCCTTCAGCTGACAAACGAAAATCTACACGTATTCGCGCGTAACTACCGTAACGGATTTACATGGGTTGTGGTTAACATTGCACGTGTACTCTCTACTCGTCTACGTGAAGTTAACCGTCGCTTGAGTGAGAAGCTTTAATCCATTTAGTGGCTAAGCTTCTTCTCGCCTACCTACAGTCAACGCAACCAGTAATGCTCGAGCACGTAATTGGCTTCGGAGATTCCGAAGCCTTCGTGTAATCTTGTCCACTTAGGGCTGCGGTAAACGCTTCATCCATTTTCTCCAATGTCTTATCTAGATCATCGAAGGTATGAGCTGTGGATATAAATCCAACCTCAAAACCACTGGGCGCTAGGTAAACACCGCGGTTTAAGAGTTCTCGAAATAGGCTTCCGTAGAGTTCCGTATTTCCACGTTTAACGTCGGCGTAGTCTTTGGGGCATGCTTCAGCACCCTCACTAAGCCAGAGGTAAAAGATAGAACCGCAACGATTTAAGAAACCCGGTCGGCCGTATTTCTTAAGCAGGGTCGAAATACCCTTCTCCAAGTATGCACCTTTTTCTTCAAGTGACTCGTAAACACCGGGCTTCGCCAATTCATCGAGTGCAGCAATTCCAGCGGCCATGGCCAGTGGGTTCCCGGAGAGGGTACCGGCCTGATAAACGGGCCCCAAGGGAGCCACTTTAGACATAATGTCGGCTCTACCGCCGTATGCACCAACCGGAAGCCCCGCTCCGATGATTTTACCGAAGGTCGTTAAATCGGGCTTAACTCCATAGAGTTCTTGGGCACCGCCAAGGGCGACTCTAAAACCGGTAATGACTTCATCAAAAATTAAAAGAGCGCCAGCTTGGTCGCACGCACGTCGCAAACCGTCTAAAAATCCGGGATTCGGTTTAACCATGCCCATATTACAAGCGATGGGCTCTAGAATAATGGCTGCAACTTCGTCGCCATGCTCGGCCATATAACCATCAAGAGCCTCCAAGTCGTTGTAGGGTAGGGTTATCGTATCGCGTGCGGTGCCTTCGGGAACTCCCGCGGAGCCTGGTATACCCAGGGTGGCTACACCAGAACCTGCGTCTGTTAAGAACGCGTCGGTATGGCCGTGGTAACAACCTGAGAACTTGATGCACCGGTCGCGCCCGGTAAAACCTCGCGCGAGTCGAAGTGCGCTCATCGTAGCTTCCGTACCGGAGCTCACAAATCGAACGACTTCAACAGAGGGAACAAGGCGCGTGACCCGTTCAGCCAATTCGACTTCTTTCTCGGTAGCGGCGCCAAAGCTGGTTCCTTTAACCGCGGCTTCTTGAATGGTGGCAACCACGGCGGGATGGGCGTGCCCCAAAATTAAGGGGCCCCAAGAGCAAACGTAATCAAGGTAGTCATTACCGTCTACATCGGTGACGGTACTGCCTTGAGCATGATCGATAAAAACAGGTGAGCCGCCAACTGAGCCAAATGCCCGCACCGGAGAGTTAACCCCTCCAGGCATCAGTTTAGTAGCGCGTTGATTCAGGGATTCTGAGCGTTTGGTATTCATGATTTGTTCCTGGTTTTAGTCGAGGTATCGGTCGGCGCCTTGGCTGCAAAGCTGTGCATGCACATCGGCCGCTACAAGATCTGCCTTTTCGCCTTTTGCGAAAGCGCGAAAATGCTCTTTGCCATCGGGTGAGGCAACAAGTGCTTGAAGCGAAATCAAAGAACCTTCGTGTGAGCCAAAAGCTCCAAGGGGAAGGTGGCAACCTCCGCCAAAGTATCCGAGTAAGAGTCGCTCGGTTTCTACTGCTTTCGCGGTGAGCGGATCATGAAGTGCGGAAATAGCTGCTTGAGCAACTGAATCGTCGCTGCGAATTTGAATGGCAAGTGCACCTTGAGCTGGTGCGGGGCAGATATCCTCGATATCGGCCGCAGTCATTGTGAGTCCAAGCTCTTGGGCCTTGTCTATAAAGCCTAATCTTGCGAGTCCCGCTTCCGCGAGAATGACAGCATCGAGTTCTGCGTTAGGCACTTTCTGCAGACGCGTAGGCACGTTGCCTCGGATATCAACCATCTCGAGGTCTGGTCGCTTGCTAAGCATGTGTGCTTTTCTGCGTAAGGAACTCGTGCCAACTCGGGCACCTTTTTTAAGGCCCCAAAGCATCTCGCTCTGAAAGAGCTCGGTCTTTACAATCACCACATCGCGAACTGGCGCGCGCGGCGGAATGGCCCCAAGCTTTAATTCTTGCGGGCCCTCGATGGGAAGGTCTTTAAACGAGTGAACTGCGATATCCACTCGTTTTTGAATCAACGCTTCTTCAATTTCTTTTGTGAAAAAACCTTTTCCCTCAACCTTATCGAGAGAGAGGTGTTGAATCCGATCTCCAGCAGTCTTGATGACCTCGATATGGGTCGGTACTTGAATAAGGTTTGAGACATGATTGGCTTGCCAGAGTGCAAGGTCACTGCCTCGTGAGCCGATGATTAGTGGTTTTTCACCCATTCGCTTGTCTTAGCCTTCTTTGGAGTGGCTTGCCACAACAACGGTCGTGATTCCGCCACGGATATAAAAATCACCTTCGACGGTCATATGCCGAGGATCTGTAGCGGCAACCAAGTCATCCAAAATCATGTTGGTGACAGCTTCATGAAAATTGCCTTCATCGCGAAATGACCAAAGATAAAGTTTAAGGCTTTTAAGCTCTACACATTTTTCGTCTGGCGTATACCGAATACGAATTGTCGCGAAATCAGGCTGGCCAGTCTTTGGGCAAACACATGTAAATTCAGGACACTCAAAACGGATTTCATAGTCACGTTTTGGGTTTGGGTTTGGAAATGTTTCAAGTTCTCGAGTTGGCGCAGTTGACATGTTGCTCTCCGGGTACAAGCTTTAGATTCGTTTGCCTGATAAGATGAGTTTTGTCATGTAATTCTTACGAGATTTAGCTCAATAGAGGCTAATTTTTAAGATGTTCGGAGATCTCCTTGGATTTTCTTAATACACGCAGCACGACCTTCCAAAAGCTCTGCGAGGGAATCCTTGTCAGTGAAAGAATCGATGGAAGATGGGCGCGGGCTGAAAAGCAGGGTTGGTGGACTTTAGATGTTCCCGCCAGCGACGTTGAACGTGCCGCGGTTGTTATCGGCGAGGTATTGCAAGAGGACTATCTAAAGCGTGAAGCACGAAAGCAGCGGCCATCATTTGACGAGACGATGTTAGCGTTGAGGCCCGCCTTCACCTTGGGAGCATTTTTGGCCTTGGTGATGATGGTGTTCTTCTATTTTTCTGGCCCTTATGTTCAGTCCAGCGAGCTTTATCGACACGGCGTCATGAGCCCCCAGCTTATATCGCAGGGTCAGTGGTGGCGATTGGTCACGGCGGCCACATTGCATGCCGATATGAA
This window contains:
- a CDS encoding tetratricopeptide repeat protein translates to MRRHTSWLVGLALMTACGPKPEAPEVAPPEPVEESVAEPEVSAPEEVAAGPDVVVEAAEPSEATAEPAAETITPEVDNTTDAAPEAAPAENAPVVEDAPVTAEDPTPAIFDRGLVLVASDRAAALARFDEVLVLKPEDPITLFNKAALLESMAKSQEAEPIYQAILEKNPDFTRAAAALATIAEKRGDLQKADELLTKAWKKTKESTMAATGLARLRVRQGNLDDAHNYAIAALRADERNAEAMEALGMVYRRQGKVELSQTALRQAVEIDPLLATAHNELGLVMLDLENVRAANLSFENAVAAGPNIAAFRNNLGVLQNELGAFRGAVESFSKAAELEPTRAEYQLNLGTALRNDMKYVEAEKSYLKALELNPELHGAIYNIGILYIDNEMPDHGVIQRFEKAIKNLNDYKTKVTVTKEEDEVIAGYLATAEKEIVKEQKRDARRLKREERKRKKAEKARLKAEAEAAEAAAEAEAAGLPAPGTEGEGAPEGEGAPEGDQSEANQENKEDGADEGSETGNQG
- a CDS encoding MotA/TolQ/ExbB proton channel family protein yields the protein MLAGAAKFFVDGGAFMWPIAITSVFGVAIMVERVIFLFFKYNINANQFMAQIQKLVMANNIDRAIKLCNAAPSAALPKVIKAGLTRANKGEIEIANAIEEASLEVIPNITKRTPTLQAVSNVATMLGLLGTIMGLIEAFDAVAKAPPDQKTTMLTAAIAIAMNTTAFGLIVAIPTIAAYVFLNNTVKKIIDEIDQYSVKLQNLLVSRGKGAQSPLDR
- a CDS encoding AgmX/PglI C-terminal domain-containing protein translates to MSNNMQAGSQKVLRACVVQRGRVIEEKRLEEREALSLGQAARNTFSISDAGLPASHTLFSTKAGYYELVLDEGMKGQISIDGTANPVDMQTLKAQGLLKKKGNQYTLPLNDKHRGKVVIGDITVIFQFVVPPPAPPAPRLPPAAKGTIAQQMDWAFAGILVASLILHGAITLYAVNAPQPEVVSLMETESRFAELIIPDKPKDKPKPKKKKDDKKGPKDDKSKKKTAKAEEDKPKEKKEREPPADKQEAKAQAQRKAKAREALAGKGILAILGSKTGSGSAVANVLAEGGVGGDLDSAFEGVSGVGVATAGGERTKRGGGTGEAASIGGLATKGGGKVGAGTKKKRRVASAKFSGVEADGSLDPGKITKVVKRGQKAIQACYEKQLKRDDGLAGKIEIEVVISEKGKVSEVVITDDSVGSRELTSCIKSRVKRWRFPAPDDGEVSFVTSFIFASQG
- a CDS encoding cyclic nucleotide-binding domain-containing protein; the encoded protein is METQAKRAILAESPLFDNLLTTELTMLADLFTFKTYSAGEVVFDEGNVGDSMYVIAEGSVEVLRKNPAGELQPIAVLQAPQFFGEMSLIDKEYRSATVRANEGAKLLQLTNENLHVFARNYRNGFTWVVVNIARVLSTRLREVNRRLSEKL
- the hemL gene encoding glutamate-1-semialdehyde 2,1-aminomutase; protein product: MNTKRSESLNQRATKLMPGGVNSPVRAFGSVGGSPVFIDHAQGSTVTDVDGNDYLDYVCSWGPLILGHAHPAVVATIQEAAVKGTSFGAATEKEVELAERVTRLVPSVEVVRFVSSGTEATMSALRLARGFTGRDRCIKFSGCYHGHTDAFLTDAGSGVATLGIPGSAGVPEGTARDTITLPYNDLEALDGYMAEHGDEVAAIILEPIACNMGMVKPNPGFLDGLRRACDQAGALLIFDEVITGFRVALGGAQELYGVKPDLTTFGKIIGAGLPVGAYGGRADIMSKVAPLGPVYQAGTLSGNPLAMAAGIAALDELAKPGVYESLEEKGAYLEKGISTLLKKYGRPGFLNRCGSIFYLWLSEGAEACPKDYADVKRGNTELYGSLFRELLNRGVYLAPSGFEVGFISTAHTFDDLDKTLEKMDEAFTAALSGQDYTKASESPKPITCSSITGCVDCR
- the hemC gene encoding hydroxymethylbilane synthase; the protein is MGEKPLIIGSRGSDLALWQANHVSNLIQVPTHIEVIKTAGDRIQHLSLDKVEGKGFFTKEIEEALIQKRVDIAVHSFKDLPIEGPQELKLGAIPPRAPVRDVVIVKTELFQSEMLWGLKKGARVGTSSLRRKAHMLSKRPDLEMVDIRGNVPTRLQKVPNAELDAVILAEAGLARLGFIDKAQELGLTMTAADIEDICPAPAQGALAIQIRSDDSVAQAAISALHDPLTAKAVETERLLLGYFGGGCHLPLGAFGSHEGSLISLQALVASPDGKEHFRAFAKGEKADLVAADVHAQLCSQGADRYLD
- the queF gene encoding NADPH-dependent 7-cyano-7-deazaguanine reductase QueF, with protein sequence MSTAPTRELETFPNPNPKRDYEIRFECPEFTCVCPKTGQPDFATIRIRYTPDEKCVELKSLKLYLWSFRDEGNFHEAVTNMILDDLVAATDPRHMTVEGDFYIRGGITTVVVASHSKEG